A region of Carettochelys insculpta isolate YL-2023 unplaced genomic scaffold, ASM3395843v1 scaffold_0040, whole genome shotgun sequence DNA encodes the following proteins:
- the TMEM88 gene encoding transmembrane protein 88: protein MSASPARSGRGDPGGDPDPRDPPAPPPPPYAAALELRGALDCLACAVLLSAHNLLAAALCALLCALVCAAALLPAGAALGLGVLCHSKFLHAQVSPCKTHLHDAGATALLVLGFTLFLPLLVLGLAAFCRLARRLQLGYCLLPYSLAVYRNLPAGSYHEAAWCCPRASARGEKVWV from the exons ATGTCGGCCTCCCCGGCGCGCAGCGGGCGCGGGGACCCCGGGGGGGACCCcgaccccagggaccccccggccccgcccccgcccccctacGCGGCGGCGCTGGAGCTGCGCGGGGCGCTGGACTGCCTGGCTTGCGCCGTCCTGCTCAGCGCGCACAACCTGCTGGCGGCCGCGCTCTGCGCGCTGCTCTGCGCCCTGGTCTGCGCGGCCGCGCTGCTGCCCGCGGGGGCCGCGCTGGGGCTGGGCGTCCTCTGCCACTCCAAG TTCCTGCACGCCCAGGTGTCCCCGTGCAAGACCCATTTGCACGACGCTGGTGCCACGGCCCTGCTGGTGCTCGGGTTCACCCTGTTCCTGCCGCTCCTGGTGCTCGGCCTGGCCGCCTTCTGCCGGCTGGCACGCCGACTGCAGCTGGGGTACTGCCTCCTGCCCTACAGCCTGGCCGTCTACCGGAACCTGCCGGCCGGCAGCTACCACGAGGCCGCCTGGTGCTGCCCTCGTGCGTCTGCACGAGGGGAGAAGGTCTGGGTGTGA
- the NAA38 gene encoding N-alpha-acetyltransferase 38, NatC auxiliary subunit, producing the protein MEAEAGQREENGGCGGEGPSPAEWAGPAPEGPGARARRRLEALLNRTLRIRMSDGRTLVGGFLCTDRDCNVILGSAQEFLKAGDSFAASEPRVLGLAMVPGHHIVSIEVELESPGSPQYL; encoded by the exons ATGGAGGCTGAGGCCGGGCAGCGCGAGGAGAACGGGGGCTGCGGCGGGGAAGGGCCGAGTCCCGCG GAGTGGGCGGGGCCGGCCCCGGAGGGCCCCGGCGCGCGCGCCCGGCGGCGGCTGGAGGCGCTGCTGAACCGGACGCTGCGCATCCGCATGAGCGACGGGCGCACCCTGGTGGGCGGGTTCCTCTGCACCGACCGCGACTGCAACGTCATCCTCGGCTCCGCCCAGGAGTTCCTCAAGGCCGGCG ACTCCTTCGCGGCCAGCGAGCCCCGGGTgctgggcctggccatggtgccCGGCCACCACATTGTGTCCATCGAGGTGGAGCTGGAAAGTCCGGGCAGCCCCCAGTACCTGTGa
- the CYB5D1 gene encoding cytochrome b5 domain-containing protein 1 isoform X2 has product MASFQPRYFTRREVAAEARPGRLWVSFLGRVWDLSSLARQHEGDILLRPILEAAGKDISHWFNPKTRDIQTHIDPLTGCLQYYTPQGRFLHIPPPLPRSDWANDFGLPWWKDSKYEVGFLASKTRRIRIINTLTSQEHVLEVCAEESMWDILRRYLPYNPHAASYTWKYEGVNLDMDKTLEQNKILDEDEEFYQLSLDSDLFMPAILLYFNDDLTEF; this is encoded by the exons ATGGCGAGCTTCCAGCCGCGCTACTTCACGCGGCGGGAGGTGGCGGCGGAGGCGCGGCCCGGGCGGCTCTGGGTCTCCTTCCTCGGCCGCGTCTGGGACCTCAGCTCGCTGGCCCGGCAGCACGAGG GGGACATCTTGCTGAGACCCATCTTGGAAGCGGCAGGAAAGGACATCAGCCATTGGTTCAACCCCAAGACCAGAGAC ATCCAGACCCACATTGATCCGCTGACGGGCTGCCTCCAGTACTACACCCCCCAGGGCCGATTCCTCCACATCCCGCCCCCGCTGCCCCGCTCCGACTGGGCCAATGACTTCGGCCTGCCCTGGTGGAAGGACAGCAAGTACGAGGTGGGCTTCCTGGCATCCAAAACCCGGCGCATCCGGATCATCAACACCCTGACCTCGCAGGAGCACGTGCTGGAG GTGTGCGCGGAGGAGTCCATGTGGGACATTCTGCGGCGCTACCTGCCTTACAACCCCCATGCCGCCAGCTATACCTGGAAGTACGAGGGCGTCAACCTGGACATGGACAAGACGCTGGAGCAGAACAAGATCCTGGACGAGGACGAGGAGTTCTACCAGCTCAGCCTGGACTCGGACCTGTTCATGCCGGCCATTCTGCTGTACTTCAACGACGACCTCACCGAGTTCTAG